In the genome of Caenorhabditis elegans chromosome IV, the window ATCCAGAATGATTTGCCATTTGAACACTAACACTGCTTTGATTATCAAAAGATGGTGGACCATATCCAGATGTTCTTCCGGTACGTACAGTCACTTGACTATTTTGGACTATGAATACGATTACGTTCAGGTttgactgaaatattttatttttgaacatgatcatgaattttaaattcgtCTAAGCTGGCGATAtctttcccacatttttttttcaaaatttgtcaagCCAAACTTCAATAATagcgaaaatcaaaataatatttttaataatataatttttagatattcaaaaaagtacctCAAAGTTAGActtaacattaaaattgtgaTTCGTCCTTGTATGTTATTCAAAACtaagaattaatttttcagtaaactattttaattgtttgtaACCAACCATTCCGGGTCCAAATCCAATTGCAGTCCATTGATTATTGGTAATTCTATTATTTTGATATTGAATTTGCAATGccccattttgaattttccaattggCCTTCACTGcggattttgaaaacttgcaaGTCTGTGAAGCCACAGTTCCAATTGAAATGAGCAGTAGAATAATCGTTTGAGATAGCATTCTtttgatttcttcaaatttcaaatagttttcaaataatttttgtctcCTGCTATTTAAACCAATTCTGCGATATTGACATTTCGAGTTATTTAGGTGGGTGTCTCATCGGTCGAGGAAAACATAAGTTTTTGTTAGTAGGTGACGATTGGTAAacatttgaatgaaattttgaagagagTGATAATGAATTGAAGAGAATATGAGAAAAAGACGTGgcaaatatttggaaaattcgtaaatttttAACCGATTGGCAAACTTCAGAGAGCATAGACTATATTAACGAAAATGTCTGCAAAAACAACTTGTTGAACACCGCGacacttttcttttctcaaaaatagttaaaaaattatctaggAAATTGGATGCATATGGTCACTTTTTAGCTATTATTTAAgtgattgttttttaatgcagTGGGgctttttttgtatattttttttctgaaactctcCGAATCACGGGACTCAAAATATGCCCAAAAAAAACTCGCATCCCTGTAAAAACCAAACTCTCATCCCTCAAGCGTTAAAATTACCGGCCACCTGCTtgtgattgaaaaaatgtccATATGTAGTGTTCGATAAatagtatttgaaatttttaaattatatcaTTTGCCTTTCTTAGCAATCGGGGACGTTATATACAATGCCATGCTGATTGtaaacttaaatttcaaatgcatTCTTTTAGACTTTGGAATACTGCTACAACATGCGCGTAGCCAGGGTTTAACCTCTGGAAAACGCGACAACATCATTTTCGGCA includes:
- the Y73F4A.3 gene encoding DOMON domain-containing protein (Confirmed by transcript evidence), producing MLSQTIILLLISIGTVASQTCKFSKSAVKANWKIQNGALQIQYQNNRITNNQWTAIGFGPGMSNLNVIVFIVQNSQVTVRTGRTSGYGPPSFDNQSSVSVQMANHSGSTLNALVNVPLNFNGMNIQNCQTWNFVQSGPINNGNMGVHTSRPDQVNNVCASQCR